From a single Lolium rigidum isolate FL_2022 chromosome 7, APGP_CSIRO_Lrig_0.1, whole genome shotgun sequence genomic region:
- the LOC124676482 gene encoding EIN3-binding F-box protein 2-like: MGSACSRKRGQLVHEDELYSVKFSKSGSFKWLLHTLSRSSSDVLRKAQGPAPGRRPSLVELCVARVRQDISRYSDFSMLPRDLSQQIFNELVECSYLTEESLGAFRDCALQDICLEEYPGVKDAWMEVVASQGQSLLSVDISCSDVTDSGLNLLKDCLNMQSLACNYCDQISEQGLKTVSGLSNLTSLSLKKCSAVTPEGAKAFANLVNLVNLDLERCMNIHGGLVHLKGLTKLETLNMRYCNCITDSDMKYLSDFTNLRELQLSCCKISDRGVSYLKGLSKLSHLNLEGCAVTSACLEVISGLASLVLLNLNRCGIYDEGCENLEGLVKLKVLNLGFNRITDACLVHLKELISLECLNLDSCKIGDEGLLHLKGLLQLRSLELSDTEVGSNGLRHLSGLRNLHSMNLSFTLITDIGLKKIAGLNSLKSINLDNRQITDNGLAALTSLTGLTHLDLFGARITDSGTSCFRYFKGLQSLEVCGGLITDAGVKNIKDLKALTLLNLSQNANLTDITLEIISGLTALVSLNLSNSRVSNAGLHHLKPLQNLRSLFLESCKVTACEIKKIQLAALPNLISVRPE; this comes from the exons ATGGGCAGCGCCTGCTCAAGGAAGAGAGGCCAGCTGGTCCATGAGGACGAACTGTACAGTGTCAAGTTCTCCAAGAGCGGCAGCTTCAAATGGCTGCTGCACACGCTGTCACGCAGCAGCTCCGACGTGCTCCGGAAGGCGCAGGGGCCTGCACCAGGCCGCCGCCCGTCGCTGGTGGAACTTTGCGTGGCCAGAGTCCGTCAG GACATAAGTAGGTATTCGGATTTCTCCATGCTGCCCAGGGATCTTAGCCAGCAGATTTTCAATGAATTGGTGGAGTGTAGCTACCTCACCGAGGAGTCGCTGGGAGCTTTTCGTGACTGTGCTTTGCAG GATATTTGTCTGGAGGAGTACCCTGGAGTGAAGGATGCTTGGATGGAAGTAGTCGCTTCTCAAGGGCAATCCTTGCTATCTGTTGACATATCTTGCTCCGATGTGACTGATAGTGGATTGAACCTTCTCAAGGATTGCTTGAATATGCAAAGTTTGGCATGTAATTACTGTGATCAAATCTCTGAACAGGGACTTAAAACAGTGTCAG GCCTCTCAAACTTGACATCGCTGAGCCTTAAGAAATGTTCTGCTGTTACCCCAGAAGGAGCAAAAGCCTTTGCAAACTTAGTTAATTTGGTAAATCTGGATCTTGAGCGATGTATGAATATTCATGGTGGCCTTGTTCATTTGAAAG GTTTGACAAAACTGGAAACACTGAACATGAGATATTGTAACTGCATCACAGATTCAGATATGAAGTATTTATCAG ATTTTACGAATTTGAGAGAGTTACAACTATCTTGCTGCAAAATAAGCGACCGTGGTGTCTCTTATCTGAAAG GTCTATCCAAGCTATCTCACTTAAATCTGGAGGGCTGTGCAGTGACTTCTGCTTGTTTGGAGGTTATATCAG GATTGGCCTCATTGGTCTTGTTGAATCTGAATAGGTGTGGCATATATGATGAAGGCTGTGAGAACTTGGAAG GTCTTGTCAAATTGAAGGTTCTTAATTTAGGGTTCAACCGCATTACAGATGCTTGCTTGGTTCATCTAAAAG AATTGATCAGTTTGGAGTGTTTGAACTTGGACTCATGCAAGATTGGCGATGAGGGGCTACTACACCTGAAAG GCCTTTTGCAGTTAAGAAGTTTGGAACTGTCGGACACTGAAGTCGGGAGCAATGGACTTCGTCATCTCTCTG GTCTTCGCAACTTGCATAGCATGAATCTTTCTTTTACATTGATTACGGATATTGGTTTGAAGAAAATTGCTGGCCTGAATTCACTGAAGTCAATTAATCTTGATAATCGtcaaatcacagacaatggcttaGCTGCTCTTACAA GTCTCACTGGGTTAACGCACCTCGATCTGTTTGGAGCTCGTATAACTGATTCTGGGACAAGCTGCTTCAGAT ATTTCAAAGGTCTACAGTCTCTCGAGGTCTGCGGTGGGTTGATCACAGATGCTGGAGTGAAGAATATCAAGGACCTCAAAGCTTTGACGTTGCTCAACCTATCCCAAAATGCAAACCTTACAGACATAACCTTGGAGATTATttcag GCCTGACTGCTCTGGTCTCGCTGAACCTGTCCAACTCCCGGGTGTCCAACGCTGGCCTCCACCATCTGAAGCCGCTGCAGAACCTGCGCTCACTGTTCCTGGAGTCCTGCAAGGTTACGGCGTGCGAGATCAAGAAGATTCAGCTGGCTGCCCTTCCCAACCTGATAAGCGTGCGACCAGAGTAA
- the LOC124670784 gene encoding calcium uptake protein, mitochondrial-like — protein MAALLRSAARRLTTAPVRRAAFSSAAAPAPANGREGVIAAAAAAAAGSGLGLWLMPPGLADSGDASAGQISPAESAGAGAVEERHERRRRFLLGDSYRRRVFFNYEKRIRLLSPPEKIFEYFSSVRKPDGELFMLPADLMRAVVPVFPPSESNIVREGRLRGERDAGELHCAPSKFFALFDTNTDGLISFAEYIFFVTLLSIPESNFSAAFKMFDIDLSGEIDKEEFKKVMALMRSFNRQGAAHRDGLRTGFKVGQSVENGGLVEYFFGNDGNKPLHFDKFTSFMKELHEEVIRLEFSHYDVKSVNTIPAKDFALSMVASADMNHISKLLDRADTLGNDPYLKDVRVTFEEFKAFADLRRRLEPLTMAIFAYGQVNGMLTKQDLQRAAQHVCGVELTDRVVDIIFHVFDTNRDGHLSSEEFLRALQRREADVHQPARRGPVGWLKSSWLPRMLL, from the exons ATGGCAGCCCTCCTCCGATCCGCCGCACGACGGCTGACGACGGCGCCGGTCCGCCGAGCTGccttctccagcgccgccgcgccggcgccggcgaacgGGCGCGAGGGGgttatcgccgccgccgccgcggcggccgccgggTCCGGGCTGGGGCTCTGGCTCATGCCGCCGGGGCTCGCCGACTCCGGCGACGCCTCGGCCGGGCAGATCTCGCCGGCCGAatcggccggcgccggcgccgtggaGGAGCGGCACGAGAGGAGGCGGAGGTTCCTGCTCGGAG ACTCGTACCGCAGAAGGGTGTTCTTCAACTACGAGAAACGGATCCGGCTTCTCAGCCCTCCTGAAAAG ATTTTTGAGTACTTCTCGTCCGTGCGAAAGCCAGACGGGGAGCTGTTCATGTTGCCTGCCGACTTGATGAGAGCGGTAGTTCCCGTCTTCCCTCCGTCGGAGTCGAATATCGTAAGAGAAGGGAGACTCAGAGGGGAACGCGACGCAGGAGAATTGCACTGCGCTCCATCTAAGTTCTTCGCCCTGTTCGACACGAACACCGATGGTCTCATCTCGTTCGCTGA GTACATCTTTTTTGTTACATTACTCAGCATTCCTGAGTCAAACTTCAGTGCGGCCTTCAAAATGTTTGACATTGACCTAAGCGG GGAAATAGACAAAGAAGAGTTCAAGAAAGTAATGGCATTGATGCGGTCCTTTAACAGACAAGGAGCTGCCCATAGGGATGGCTTACGTACAGGATTTAAAGTTGGCCAGTCTGTGGAAAATGGTGGGCTGGTTGAGTATTTCTTTGGTAATGATGGGAATAAGCCTCTACACTTTGATAAGTTCACAAGTTTTATGAAGGAATTGCATGAGGAG GTTATTCGTCTAGAATTCAGTCATTATGATGTCAAGTCAGTGAACACTATCCCAGCAAAGGATTTTGCACTGTCCATGGTCGCTTCTGCTGACATGAATCACATCAGCAAACTACTTGATAGAGCTGATACGTTGGGCAATGACCCTTATCTCAAGGACGTACGCGTCACCTTTGAG GAGTTTAAGGCTTTTGCTGATTTACGTCGAAGATTGGAACCTCTGACGATGGCTATATTTGCTTATGGGCAAGTAAATGGGATGTTGACAAAACAGGATCTACAGCGTGCGGCACAGCAT GTCTGTGGTGTTGAATTGACTGACAGAGTGGTGGACATCATTTTCCATGTGTTTGACACGAACCGTGATGGACACCTGAGCTCTGAGGAGTTTCTGAGAGCGCTGCAAAGACGAGAAGCTGATGTTCACCAGCCAGCGAGACGAGGTCCTGTTGGCTGGTTGAAGAGTTCTTGGCTTCCGCGGATGCTGCTCTAG